From Apis cerana isolate GH-2021 linkage group LG10, AcerK_1.0, whole genome shotgun sequence, one genomic window encodes:
- the LOC107993119 gene encoding paired box protein Pax-1-like isoform X2: MDPIVLDQQQQQQQQPHQQQQQQQYGEVNQLGGVFVNGRPLPNAVRLRIVELAQLGIRPCDISRQLRVSHGCVSKILARYHETGSILPGAIGGSKPRVTTPKVVQYIKQLKLKDPGIFAWEIRDRLLSDGVCDKYNVPSVSSISRILRNKVGAATAIHHHPHHPAHHHHHHHLYAAAAAAGAALCPVPYPPTPYHATPPPAVTHHHHHHHHQVGPTTPGKLSPSSPTTIHASIGHQTATSAGLQWPSPHTVHDILATGCNLTNSQSSPSPTSPLCATINNNHHHGHHHHHHHHQSNDNAASNNNNEETSGYHHPHHHHHHHQQYYASALYHHHHHHHSDSVTPVATTSPVLTVQSIMMQSSATNSQPASPCN; encoded by the exons ATGGATCCCATCGTGTTAG atcagcagcagcaacagcagcagcaacccCAtcagcaacaacagcaacaacaataCGGCGAGGTGAATCAACTAGGGGGTGTGTTCGTGAATGGCCGACCCTTGCCGAACGCGGTCAGGTTGCGAATAGTGGAGCTTGCACAGCTGGGGATCAGGCCGTGCGACATCTCGCGGCAGCTGCGAGTCAGCCATGGTTGTGTCAGCAAGATTTTGGCCCGTTACCACGAGACGGGCAGCATACTGCCCGGCGCTATCGGGGGCAGCAAACCCCGGGTAACCACCCCCAAAGTTGTCCAGTATATCAAACAGTTGAAGCTCAAGGATCCGGGGATCTTCGCTTGGGAGATCAGGGACCGGTTGCTGTCCGATGGAGTGTGCGACAAGTACAACGTCCCATCGGTGAGCAGCATCTCGAGGATATTGAGGAACAAAGTTGGCGCGGCGACCGCGATCCATCACCATCCCCATCATCCGGCGCatcatcaccatcatcatcatttgtACGCAGCTGCGGCCGCGGCCGGAGCCGCCCTTTGCCCCGTCCCCTATCCACCGACGCCTTATCACGCGACGCCGCCACCCGCTGTAAcgcatcatcatcatcatcatcatcatcaag TTGGGCCGACGACGCCTGGCAAGCTGTCACCATCGTCTCCGACAACGATTCACGCCAGTATCGGCCATCAGACGGCCACTTCAGCCGGTTTACAGTGGCCCAGTCCTCACACGGTTCACGACATTTTGGCCACCGGTTGCAACTTGACCAATTCCCAATCGTCCCCCTCGCCGACTTCTCCGCTCTGCGCGACCATTAACAATAACCATCACCACGgtcaccaccaccatcatcatcatcatcagaGCAACGACAACGCTGCCAGCAACAATAACAACGAGGAGACCAGCGGCTACCATCATCCGCATCACCATCATCACCATCATCAGCAGTATTACGCGTCGGCTCTgtaccatcatcatcatcatcatcattcgGACAGCGTGACTCCGGTGGCGACCACATCACCGGTTCTCACCGTGCAGTCGATCATGATGCAATCATCAGCGACCAATAGTCAACCGGCTAGTCcttgtaattga
- the LOC107993119 gene encoding paired box protein Pax-1-like isoform X1, with the protein MDPIVLESNASELGADQQQQQQQQPHQQQQQQQYGEVNQLGGVFVNGRPLPNAVRLRIVELAQLGIRPCDISRQLRVSHGCVSKILARYHETGSILPGAIGGSKPRVTTPKVVQYIKQLKLKDPGIFAWEIRDRLLSDGVCDKYNVPSVSSISRILRNKVGAATAIHHHPHHPAHHHHHHHLYAAAAAAGAALCPVPYPPTPYHATPPPAVTHHHHHHHHQVGPTTPGKLSPSSPTTIHASIGHQTATSAGLQWPSPHTVHDILATGCNLTNSQSSPSPTSPLCATINNNHHHGHHHHHHHHQSNDNAASNNNNEETSGYHHPHHHHHHHQQYYASALYHHHHHHHSDSVTPVATTSPVLTVQSIMMQSSATNSQPASPCN; encoded by the exons ATGGATCCCATCGTGTTAG AGAGTAACGCGAGCGAACTCGGTGCAGatcagcagcagcaacagcagcagcaacccCAtcagcaacaacagcaacaacaataCGGCGAGGTGAATCAACTAGGGGGTGTGTTCGTGAATGGCCGACCCTTGCCGAACGCGGTCAGGTTGCGAATAGTGGAGCTTGCACAGCTGGGGATCAGGCCGTGCGACATCTCGCGGCAGCTGCGAGTCAGCCATGGTTGTGTCAGCAAGATTTTGGCCCGTTACCACGAGACGGGCAGCATACTGCCCGGCGCTATCGGGGGCAGCAAACCCCGGGTAACCACCCCCAAAGTTGTCCAGTATATCAAACAGTTGAAGCTCAAGGATCCGGGGATCTTCGCTTGGGAGATCAGGGACCGGTTGCTGTCCGATGGAGTGTGCGACAAGTACAACGTCCCATCGGTGAGCAGCATCTCGAGGATATTGAGGAACAAAGTTGGCGCGGCGACCGCGATCCATCACCATCCCCATCATCCGGCGCatcatcaccatcatcatcatttgtACGCAGCTGCGGCCGCGGCCGGAGCCGCCCTTTGCCCCGTCCCCTATCCACCGACGCCTTATCACGCGACGCCGCCACCCGCTGTAAcgcatcatcatcatcatcatcatcatcaag TTGGGCCGACGACGCCTGGCAAGCTGTCACCATCGTCTCCGACAACGATTCACGCCAGTATCGGCCATCAGACGGCCACTTCAGCCGGTTTACAGTGGCCCAGTCCTCACACGGTTCACGACATTTTGGCCACCGGTTGCAACTTGACCAATTCCCAATCGTCCCCCTCGCCGACTTCTCCGCTCTGCGCGACCATTAACAATAACCATCACCACGgtcaccaccaccatcatcatcatcatcagaGCAACGACAACGCTGCCAGCAACAATAACAACGAGGAGACCAGCGGCTACCATCATCCGCATCACCATCATCACCATCATCAGCAGTATTACGCGTCGGCTCTgtaccatcatcatcatcatcatcattcgGACAGCGTGACTCCGGTGGCGACCACATCACCGGTTCTCACCGTGCAGTCGATCATGATGCAATCATCAGCGACCAATAGTCAACCGGCTAGTCcttgtaattga
- the LOC107993129 gene encoding snRNA-activating protein complex subunit 3, protein MDDVYRLYNKTASPKVDIKEYFDNYKKLVADYFISMKKDKDNFMSMMGVELAEEELSMLTNYCSIDNLTVEGEAPKLANIRKMRKKDIFDAQEPEDVDLQTIQKLRQRLKQQTKRLQYKYQSELFINHTKKEGTYETCAVPGQDILIFVRIYHPFAQKARNAPRKECGSLRRLNNVIAVLGSQTLAQLRDKISCIADYSISKECSENLDNAVGPMAKEYYKSGFFFIEDTFYNDMRCSTNIDYSAVIIDWAQRRPRLGPFKVATMEDCRIDSLCLRFGFPWLYKHQGGCEHLIVFSDARLINCNDELAISAYPQIVRLRPMSSKFCMICGVYNAQWITMKHERIPHNPCYFCDSCFKSYNYIDGKKVGNFEAYAYPRNIEAVKGKIDI, encoded by the exons atggatGACGTATATAGACTTTATAATAAGACTGCATCACCAAAGGtggatataaaagaatattttgataattataaaaaactagtagctgattattttatatccatgaaaaaagataaagataattttatgtcCATGATGGGAGTTGAACTTGCAGAAGAAGAATTATCTATGTTAACAAATTATTGCag tattgataatttaacagTGGAAGGAGAAGCTCCAAAATTAGccaatattagaaaaatgaggaaaaaagatatatttgatgCTCAAGAACCAGAAGATGTAGACTTAcaaacaattcaaaaattaagacaAAGATTAAAACAACAAACTAAACGACTTCAATATAAATACCAAAGTGAATTATTCATt aatcataCCAAAAAGGAAGGAACATATGAAACATGTGCTGTTCCTGGCCaagatattcttatttttgttaGAATCTATCATCCTTTTGCACAAAAAGCAAGAAATGCACCAAGAAAAGAATGTGGATCATTACGtcgattaaataatgttatagcTGTTTTAGGATCTCAAACACTTGCTCAATTAAGAGATAAAATATCTTGCATTGCTGATTACAGTATTTCTAAAGAATGTAGTGAGAATTTGGACAATGCAGTAGGACCTATGGCAAAA gaatattacaaatcaggattcttttttatcgaagacactttttataatgatatgagATGTTCAACAAATATTGATTACAGTGCAGTAATTATTGATTGGGCACAAAGAAGACCAAGATTAGGACCTTTCAAAGTTGCTACAATGGAAGATTGTAGAATAGATTCATTATGTTTGAGATTTGGTTTTCCATGGCTGTATAAGCATCAAGGTGGTTGTGAACATTTAATTGTGTTTAGTGATGCTAG ATTGATTAACTGCAATGATGAATTAGCAATATCTGCATATCCACAAATAGTCAGATTAAGACCTATGTCTTCCAAATTTTGCATGATATGTGGCGTATACAATGCACAATGGATTACTATGAAACATGAAAGAATACCACATAATCCTTGTTATTTTTGTGATAGTTGTTTTAAATCTTACAATTATATTGATGGTAAAAAAGTAGGGAATTTCGAAGCATACGCATATCCACGGAATATTGAAGccgtaaaaggaaaaatagatatataa
- the LOC107993128 gene encoding protein O-mannosyl-transferase TMTC4 has protein sequence MLLKTKLPEISSLFSLIIIAVLSLCFINSYNGKFVFDDSEAIVHNEDIQTTPLIDIFKNDFWGTKLIHKQSHKSYRPLTILSFRLHFWLRESMIAQDFHIVNIILHAIVSMLLLPVFNILLDSKEKRTAFYATALFAVHPVHTEAVSGIVGRAELLCAVFMWISIICYYYSIYARRLLYRWLSMFSCIIFIAIAMLCKETGITAVGICCVYDIIIVNKIFPYNIILFIVSKPSYEQVKTFIKQKQKLLIRLFILFTCGLILIIIRFSIMGFKAPIFQPVDNPASFMPNIFLRILNYSYIYCLNIWLLICPEWLCFDWSMGCVPLINSNDKRIIFVLLFWLIFSAMFIYSFSSYQDKFLRCLIMGLTMLVIPFLPASNIFFNVGFVLAERTLYIPSAGYCLLLIIGLQKLCNHIPMQYLLLAYITLISLFFVKSWIRSDQWRTETTLFQSALSVCPLNAKVHYNIAKNAADAGNSTLAQYEYQEALRLNPTYAQAMNNLGNLLKDQEKYLEAEILFKRAIELQEDFATAWMNLGIVLSALKRYEESEKSYLTALTYRNKYPDCLYNLGVLYLEQKDYDKALKAWDSAIKQRNTHRRAWTNMILLLDDLGMREDALKIANQALQYLPNDASIYFNIANILGKVGNFVEAEIYFRNAISRNPKDAMFYTNLGVLYHRWNKFDEAENMYKKALEIKPKLNSANENLRKLYSLKSSIK, from the exons atgttattaaaaacaaaattaccag aaatttcatcactattttctttaattataattgctgTATTATctctatgttttattaatagttacaatggtaaatttgtatttgatGATTCTGAAGCTATTGTACATAATGAAGATATACAAACTACTcctttaatagatatatttaaaaatgatttttgggGTACAAAACTGATCCATAAACAAAGTCATAAATCATATAGACCActtacaattttatctttcag ATTACATTTTTGGCTTCGTGAAAGTATGATAGCTCAAGATTttcatatagtaaatataatacttcatGCTATTGTTTCTATGTTATTGTTACcagtatttaatatacttttagactcaaaagaaaaaagaactgCATTTTATGCTACTGCATTGTTTGCTGTTCATCCAGTGCACACAGAAGCT gttTCAGGTATTGTAGGCCGGGCAGAATTATTATGTGCTGTATTTATGTGGATATccattatatgttattattattcaatctaTGCACGAAGATTATTATACAGATGGCTCAGTATGTTTAgttgtatcatatttattgcaattgcAATGTTGTGCAAAGAAACAGGAATTACTGCAgtg ggaatttgttgtgtatatgatattataatagtgaacaaaatatttccatataatataattttattcatagtaTCAAAACCTTCTTATGAGCaagtaaaaacttttattaaacaaaagcaAAAATTGCTAATTAgactttttatactttttacatGTGGTTTAATACTTATAATCATAAGATTCAGTATAATGGGATTTAAAGCCCCAATTTTTCAACCTGTAGATAATCCAGCATCATTTATgcccaatatatttttacgaatattaaattatagttatatttattgtttgaatATATGGTTATTAATATGTCCTGAATGGCTGTGTTTTGATTGGTCAATGGGCTGTGTacctttaattaattctaatgataaaagaataatttttgttcttttattcTGGCTAATATTTAGtgcaatgtttatatatagttttagtTCTTATCAAGACAAATTTTTAAG ATGTTTAATTATGGGACTGACAATGCTTGTTATTCCATTTCTACCAgctagtaatattttttttaatgttggtTTCGTTTTAGCAGAAAGAACATTATACATTCCTTCTGCTGGTTATTgtcttttacttattatagGATTACAAAAACTTTGCAATCATATTCctatgcaatatttattattagcatatataactttaatttcattattttttgtgaaatcaTGGATAAGAAGTGACCAATGGAGAACCGAAACTACATTATTTCAATCAGCTTTGAGTGTATGTCCTTTAAATGCAAAAGtgcattataatattgcaaaaaatgcTGCTGATGCTGGAAATTCTACATTAGCACAATATGAATATCAGGAAGCTTTAAG attaaatccTACATATGCTCAAGCTATGAACAATCTTGGAAATTTACTTAaagatcaagaaaaatatttagaagcaGAGATATTGTTTAAACGAGCTATTGAATTGCA GGAAGATTTTGCTACTGCTTGGATGAATTTGGGCATTGTTTTGTCGGCATTAAAAAGATACGAAGAATcggaaaaaagttatttaactGCTTTGACTTATAGAAACAAATATCCTGATTGTCTTTATAATTTGGGTGTGCTG tatttagAACAAAAAGATTACGATAAAGCATTAAAAGCTTGGGATTCTGCTATTAAGCAAAGAAATACACATAGAAGAGCATGGACCAATATGATATTACTTCTTGATGATTTag gtatGCGCGAAGATGCACTTAAAATAGCAAATCAAGCTTTACAATATTTACCAAATGAcgcatctatttattttaacattgcaaatatattaggAAAAGTAGGAAATTTTGTAGAggctgaaatatattttagaaatgcaATATCAAGAAATCCCAAAGACGCAATGTTTTATACGAATCTAGGTGTATTGTATCACAGATGGAATAAATTTGATGAAGCAgaaaatatgtacaaaaaagcattagaaattaaaccaaaattaaatagtgcaaatgaaaatttgagaaaattatacTCTCTGAAATCTTCAATAAagtaa